A single window of Coffea eugenioides isolate CCC68of chromosome 7, Ceug_1.0, whole genome shotgun sequence DNA harbors:
- the LOC113778724 gene encoding annexin D7-like, with amino-acid sequence MASSFQGCRKYQVDCECLNAFFTGNCALKRKLVEILTSRTMQEMELIRQTYSAVYNQDILHALSNVRRNDPFANMVYLRINEPQERDAELTRDSLFGGNKVNLNVLIELLCTRSSSQLSSIKQAYCNRYGSNIEQDVSQKISGNFKEILLAVLKSSNKSASRVDISMAMCDAKTLYEAVESGSSVDWKTIMSTFSSRNTDQIKAILLSYKELYGHEFSKFLKSNKCGNFGKDLRFVVRGIQSPAKFFSRQLRGAMQRGDTKEVMARIVVTRLDDDIKEINNVFAAKTGWSLGNLVKREFKDSGSQRNSSNVLMAEFLLALLKYT; translated from the exons ATGGCAAGTTCATTTCAAGGCTGTAGGAAGTATCAAGTGGACTGTGAATGCCTAAATGCTTTTTTCACTG GCAATTGTGCACTTAAACGAAAGCTCGTGGAGATCCTCACAAGTCGAACCATGCAAGAAATGGAACTTATTCGGCAAACGTATTCAGCTGTCTATAACCAAGATATTCTTCATGCTTTATCTAACGTTCGAAGAAACGATCCTTTTGCT AATATGGTTTATCTTCGCATAAATGAGCCACAAGAGCGTGATGCAGAGCTGACGAGGGATTCATTGTTTGGAGGGAATAAGGTGAACCTCAATGTTCTGATTGAGTTACTGTGCACTCGATCTTCTAGCCAACTTTCTTCAATCAAGCAAGCCTACTGCAACCGTTATGGTTCCAACATTGAGCAAGATGTTTCCCAGAAAATTTCTGGCAACTTCAAAGAG ATTCTTCTGGCAGTACTaaaatcaagcaacaaaagTGCAAGCAGAGTTGATATCAGCATGGCCATGTGTGATGCCAAGACACTTTACGAAGCTGTGGAGAGTGGAAGTTCGGTTGACTGGAAGACCATCATGTCCACTTTCAGCAGTAGAAATACAGATCAAATCAAAGCCATATTACTTTCTTACAAAGAACTCTACGGCCATGaattttccaaatttctcaAGTCCAACAAGTGTGGAAATTTTGGCAAAGACCTCAGGTTTGTGGTCAGGGGAATTCAATCTCCTGCAAAGTTTTTCTCCAGGCAACTAAGAGGAGCAATGCAGAGGGGTGATACTAAAGAGGTCATGGCTAGAATAGTAGTCACGAGATTGGATGATGATATCAAAGAAATAAACAATGTTTTTGCAGCTAAAACTGGGTGGTCTCTAGGAAATCTCGTTAAAAGGGAGTTCAAGGATTCTGGAAGCCAAAGAAATAGTAGTAATGTATTGATGGCAGAATTTCTTCTGGCCTTGCTAAAGTATACTTGA
- the LOC113776754 gene encoding putative pentatricopeptide repeat-containing protein At5g43820 yields the protein MPVKEAQPFTFSYEVSFVEMGCISEDGRCKEINLNVQSILPRFQSRSTTKLSPGRAESTPPLPLLLLLLHLHAVNASHEIQLPHPQQKHPHIDEAHILNQLSDILPIRHSPVIRKPNSSSDKGIETRAVDGFLPPEDKFRGIFLQKILGKNAIETALTNVGIEITPDILDKVVNRGNLGGEAMVMFFNWAVEQPRMTRDVDSYHVIIKALGRRKCFEFVVDMLFDMRKRGTNPNCDTLFIVMDSFIRARRVSKAVKMLDDLEDFGLKCDTETFNVLLKCLIRRSHVGTASSLVNKMRGKIRFNSVTYNSVISGWSRFGIVSEVERSLEAMVEDGLNPDSLTYSYILEGLGRAGQIDGAVKIFRELEEGGCVLNVEVYNAMISNFVVTDNLDEGFKYYEMMLRGDYEPNLDTYVRLISACLKARRVADAIELFDEMLGRGIIPSMGTVTSFIEPLCGYGPPHAALMIYKKARKVGCRISLSCYKLLLVRLSKFGKCNTLMSIWNDMQESGHSSDMQAYECIINAFCNIGQLENAVAVMEESLHRGFCPSRLICSKLNNKLLGLNKTEVAYKLFLKIKVARGNEKARICWRAKGWHF from the exons ATGCCTGTGAAGGAAGCTCAGCCGTTTACTTTCAGCTATGAGGTCTCTTTCGTCGAGATGGGATGCATATCCGAAGATGGAAGATGCAAAG AAATCAATCTAAATGtgcaatccattttgccaagaTTCCAAAGTCGAAGCACCACAAAACTAAGCCCGGGTCGGGCAGAATCAACACCGCCCCtacccctcctcctcctcctcctccacctccACGCCGTCAATGCTTCTCACGAGATTCAGCTCCCTCACCCGCAG CAAAAACATCCTCATATCGACGAAGCCCATATACTGAATCAACTCTCAGACATCCTGCCAATCCGTCACAGCCCTGTAATTCGAAAACCAAATTCCTCCTCTGATAAGGGAATAGAAACCCGGGCAGTTGATGGATTTTTGCCTCCCGAAGATAAATTTCGTGGGATTTTTCTCCAGAAAATTCTTGGTAAAAATGCAATTGAAACGGCATTAACTAATGTTGGGATTGAAATTACCCCTGATATACTTGATAAAGTAGTGAATAGAGGCAATTTAGGGGGCGAAGCCATGGTTATGTTTTTCAATTGGGCAGTGGAACAACCAAGAATGACTAGAGATGTGGATAGTTATCATGTGATTATTAAAGCATTAGGTAGGAGAAAATGTTTTGAGTTTGTGGTGGATATGTTGTTTGATATGAGAAAAAGAGGAACAAATCCCAACTGCGATACCCTTTTTATAGTTATGGATAGTTTTATCCGGGCTCGGCGGGTTTCTAAAGCCGTCAAAATGCTTGATGATTTAGAAGATTTTGGATTAAAATGCGATACTGAGACGTTTAACGTTCTTCTGAAATGTTTAATTCGACGATCACATGTAGGAACTGCAAGTTCATTAGTCAATAAGATGAGAGGGAAGATTCGCTTTAATAGTGTGACCTATAATTCGGTGATCAGTGGGTGGTCGAGATTTGGCATAGTTAGTGAAGTTGAGAGGAGCTTGGAGGCAATGGTGGAAGATGGATTGAATCCGGATAGCTTGACTTACAGTTACATTCTTGAAGGCTTAGGGAGAGCTGGTCAAATTGATGGTGCTGTAAAGATTTTTAGGGAGTTGGAGGAGGGGGGTTGCGTTCTTAATGTTGAGGTTTATAATGCAATGATATCTAACTTTGTAGTTACTGATAATTTGGATGAGGGATTTAAATATTACGAGATGATGTTGAGAGGTGATTATGAGCCTAACTTGGATACTTATGTCAGATTAATATCTGCTTGTTTAAAAGCTCGGAGAGTAGCAGATGCAATTGAattgtttgatgaaatgttggGCCGTGGGATCATTCCTTCAATGGGTACTGTTACTTCTTTTATCGAGCCCTTGTGTGGCTATGGCCCTCCTCATGCTGCTCTTATGATTTATAAAAAGGCAAGGAAAGTTGGATGTAGAATATCATTAAGTTGCTATAAGCTTTTGCTTGTGCGACTTTCTAAATTTGGCAAGTGTAATACCCTGATGAGTATTTGGAATGATATGCAAGAAAGTGGTCATTCTTCTGATATGCAAGCTTACGAGTGTATCATTAATGCATTTTGCAACATAGGGCAGCTTGAAAATGCTGTTGCAGTCATGGAGGAGTCTTTGCATAGAGGATTTTGCCCCAGCAGACTTATTTGCAGTAAATTGAACAACAAACTCTTAGGTTTAAATAAAACAGAGGTGGCCTACAAGCTGTTTTTGAAGATAAAAGTAGCTCGTGGAAATGAAAAAGCACGGATATGTTGGCGTGCTAAAGGATGGCATTTCTAG